The Polyangium spumosum genome includes a window with the following:
- a CDS encoding SRPBCC family protein, producing MERERSLLFARPMFVGAALAFAMLAGPEAAAGGSAPPDVRVVEVKGTDTPKVVAKGVIDQPPEKVWQVVSECAKYKKRMPRIEASRLVKQEGNKHTCEVTIAMPFPLSNLTAVTEAVHEVSDKGMSRRWKLVRGDYKFNQGSWEVKPHDGGKKSLVVYTVHAEPNTSLPGWIREAAQKKAIPELFERVGEEAAKVK from the coding sequence ATGGAACGTGAACGATCGCTCCTCTTCGCCCGCCCCATGTTCGTCGGCGCCGCCCTCGCCTTCGCGATGCTCGCCGGGCCCGAGGCCGCCGCGGGTGGCTCGGCGCCGCCCGATGTCCGCGTGGTCGAGGTCAAGGGCACGGATACGCCGAAGGTCGTGGCGAAGGGCGTGATCGATCAGCCGCCCGAGAAGGTGTGGCAGGTGGTGTCGGAGTGCGCGAAGTACAAGAAGCGCATGCCGCGTATCGAGGCCTCGCGGCTCGTCAAGCAGGAGGGGAACAAGCACACCTGCGAGGTGACGATCGCGATGCCGTTCCCGCTCTCGAACCTGACGGCCGTGACCGAAGCCGTGCACGAGGTGAGCGACAAGGGCATGTCGCGGCGCTGGAAGCTCGTGCGCGGGGACTACAAGTTCAACCAGGGGAGCTGGGAGGTCAAGCCACACGACGGCGGCAAGAAGAGCCTCGTCGTGTACACGGTGCACGCCGAGCCGAACACCTCCCTGCCCGGCTGGATCCGCGAAGCCGCCCAGAAGAAGGCGATCCCGGAGCTGTTCGAACGTGTCGGCGAAGAAGCGGCGAAGGTGAAGTGA
- the ligD gene encoding DNA ligase D, with translation MPEDPVDGSAKLDAYRKKRDPGQTPEPFAAPAGSPGETTEGAYVVHLHDARRRHYDLRLEVGGALESFSVPKGPTLHPGERRLAVRTEPHPIEYLHFEDVIPEGNYGAGPMIAWDTGSVRYLGEPAEEQLRKGKLEFELSGHKLHGRFLLVRLKDSEKDWLLFKKHDAFADPGRDIVQEKPRSVLSGLDVAELGHAKDIEGELLSRAEALGAPTGSIETNMVPMRACPAPKGSLGSDYVFELKLDGVRCIARKNGSDVLLQSRTLRDVSRVYPEVARAVHKLPAARLVLDGELIALDQAGQPSFQRLAQRIHLARGADIRRAEVRLPVLYVVFDLLAIGDRDLRRLPLHARKELLHHLVRAPGEIRSLDMIEGDPTMLLDFCRERRMEGLVAKRRDAPYRPGPARSYDWIKLKCERDDDFVVVGYTLGEGARARLGALDVAAFEAGELRYRGKVGSGLDADSIEALLARLDPSRTDKPTAGGAYNAAPRGRVHVRPELVVSVRFSGYTDEGNLRFPVFRGIRDDVAPEECVASPHADREESEIERLAAESAHAGAAAAGPSKIPVSNPDKVLFPADGITKRDIADYYAAVAPVLLPHLRDRPVMLVRYPDGITGKFFYQWNVPAGLPDWVPTLRVRLPGREEEMEVFHIRDEATLLLVASLGAIPIHVIASRVPHLEQADFLNIDLDISGGTFSHVLTLARSLKDLLDRIGLTGFPKTSGQSGLHVFVPLGPDISYETARALADLLGHMLVREHPDIATMERSKARRGPRVYVDTGQTGASRTIVAPYAVRAVQGARVSTPLGWDEVDASLDPRAFDIRTVPRRVARTFDPMAALLTETPAVLAAIERLGKLALGRHVA, from the coding sequence ATGCCGGAGGACCCTGTGGACGGATCAGCGAAGCTCGACGCGTACCGGAAAAAGCGTGATCCCGGGCAAACGCCCGAGCCCTTCGCCGCCCCCGCCGGCTCGCCCGGCGAGACGACGGAGGGCGCGTACGTCGTGCACCTGCACGACGCTCGCCGCCGCCATTACGACCTGCGCCTCGAGGTGGGCGGCGCGCTCGAGAGTTTCTCCGTGCCGAAGGGCCCCACGCTCCATCCGGGCGAGCGCCGCCTCGCCGTCCGCACCGAGCCGCACCCGATCGAATATCTGCATTTCGAGGACGTCATCCCCGAGGGCAATTACGGTGCCGGCCCCATGATCGCCTGGGACACCGGTAGCGTCCGGTACCTGGGCGAACCTGCCGAAGAACAGTTACGCAAGGGCAAACTCGAGTTCGAGCTCTCGGGCCACAAGCTCCACGGCCGCTTCCTCCTGGTCCGCCTGAAGGACTCCGAGAAAGACTGGCTCCTCTTCAAGAAACACGACGCCTTCGCGGATCCCGGCCGCGACATCGTCCAGGAAAAACCTCGCTCCGTCCTCTCCGGCCTCGACGTCGCCGAGCTCGGCCACGCGAAGGACATCGAGGGCGAGCTCCTCTCCCGCGCCGAGGCCCTCGGCGCCCCCACGGGTTCCATCGAGACGAACATGGTCCCCATGCGCGCCTGCCCCGCCCCGAAGGGCTCGCTCGGCTCGGACTACGTCTTCGAGCTCAAGCTGGACGGCGTCCGCTGCATTGCCCGGAAAAACGGCTCGGACGTCCTCCTCCAGTCGCGCACCCTCCGCGACGTCTCGCGTGTCTATCCCGAGGTCGCGCGCGCCGTGCACAAACTCCCCGCCGCCCGCCTCGTCCTCGACGGCGAGCTCATCGCCCTCGACCAGGCCGGGCAGCCGAGCTTCCAGCGCCTCGCCCAGCGCATCCACCTCGCGAGGGGCGCCGACATCCGCCGCGCCGAGGTCCGGCTCCCCGTCCTTTACGTGGTCTTCGACCTGCTCGCCATCGGCGACCGCGACCTGCGCCGCCTCCCCCTCCACGCCCGCAAAGAGCTCCTCCATCACCTCGTCCGCGCGCCCGGCGAGATTCGCTCCCTCGACATGATCGAGGGCGACCCCACGATGCTCCTCGATTTCTGCCGCGAGCGCCGGATGGAAGGCCTCGTCGCCAAGCGGCGCGACGCCCCCTATCGCCCCGGCCCCGCGCGTTCGTACGACTGGATCAAGCTCAAGTGCGAGCGCGACGACGATTTCGTGGTCGTGGGGTATACCCTCGGCGAAGGCGCCCGCGCCCGGCTCGGCGCGCTCGACGTCGCCGCCTTCGAGGCCGGCGAGCTCCGCTACCGCGGCAAGGTCGGCAGCGGCCTCGACGCCGATTCCATCGAGGCCCTGCTCGCGCGCCTCGACCCCTCGCGCACGGACAAACCCACCGCCGGGGGCGCTTACAACGCCGCGCCGCGCGGACGCGTCCACGTCCGGCCCGAGCTCGTCGTCTCCGTGCGTTTTTCCGGGTACACCGACGAGGGCAACCTGCGCTTCCCGGTTTTTCGCGGGATCCGGGACGACGTCGCGCCCGAGGAGTGCGTGGCCTCGCCGCACGCCGATCGTGAGGAGAGCGAAATCGAGCGCCTCGCGGCCGAGTCCGCCCACGCGGGCGCCGCCGCGGCCGGGCCGAGCAAGATCCCCGTCAGCAACCCCGACAAGGTCCTCTTCCCCGCGGACGGCATCACGAAGCGCGACATCGCCGATTATTACGCCGCCGTTGCGCCCGTCCTCCTGCCGCACCTCCGCGACCGGCCGGTGATGCTCGTGCGTTACCCCGACGGCATCACCGGCAAGTTTTTTTATCAATGGAACGTCCCCGCCGGCCTGCCCGACTGGGTGCCCACGCTCCGCGTCCGCTTGCCGGGCCGCGAGGAGGAAATGGAGGTCTTCCACATCCGCGACGAGGCCACCCTCCTCCTTGTCGCGAGCCTCGGCGCGATCCCCATTCACGTGATCGCCTCCCGCGTCCCGCACCTCGAGCAGGCCGATTTCCTCAACATCGACCTCGACATCAGCGGCGGGACGTTCTCCCATGTCCTCACCCTCGCGCGCTCGCTGAAGGACCTGCTCGATCGGATCGGCCTCACCGGTTTTCCCAAGACGAGCGGCCAGTCCGGCCTGCACGTCTTCGTCCCGCTCGGCCCCGATATCTCCTACGAGACGGCGCGCGCCCTCGCCGATCTGCTCGGCCACATGCTCGTCCGCGAGCACCCGGACATCGCCACCATGGAGCGCTCGAAGGCGCGCCGCGGCCCTCGCGTCTATGTTGATACTGGACAAACCGGCGCATCCCGCACCATCGTCGCCCCGTACGCCGTACGCGCCGTCCAGGGTGCGCGCGTCTCCACGCCGCTCGGCTGGGACGAGGTCGACGCGTCGCTCGATCCCCGCGCCTTCGACATTCGCACGGTCCCCCGCCGCGTGGCGCGCACCTTCGACCCGATGGCAGCGCTGCTCACGGAGACCCCCGCCGTGCTCGCGGCCATCGAGCGGCTCGGAAAGCTCGCCCTCGGCCGCCACGTCGCTTGA
- a CDS encoding DUF4339 domain-containing protein: MPGWELHDGEKTIGPMSEEAVLWAIKRGLPSATRVRPEGLETWIALDDHPAFADELVARSARGKDMPRRGKWLAYTRMELVRVAVAVASVVVAVVAYGHVAENKDGLVREIEDRWRAGTGAASASAEPAPAEAPSAAEPGAIEEAIEEAIEAANAANLSTSERVKLASAALAGPAMEARVAVCKARALLETLPAAEKRKPEAARALALLSSKELPLLRADQAEFEKTRGVLCGDGTKPKDCPCHGAHEACCVLHKGVARCEPLPTRIRCP, encoded by the coding sequence ATGCCCGGGTGGGAGCTCCACGACGGCGAGAAGACGATCGGTCCGATGAGCGAGGAGGCCGTGCTCTGGGCCATCAAGCGCGGCTTGCCCTCGGCGACGCGCGTGCGGCCGGAGGGGCTGGAGACGTGGATTGCGCTCGACGATCACCCCGCGTTCGCGGACGAGCTCGTGGCGCGGAGCGCGCGAGGCAAGGACATGCCGCGCCGCGGAAAGTGGCTCGCATATACGCGGATGGAGCTCGTGCGGGTCGCCGTGGCGGTCGCCTCCGTGGTGGTCGCGGTGGTGGCTTATGGCCATGTCGCGGAGAACAAGGACGGGCTGGTGCGTGAGATCGAGGATCGATGGCGCGCAGGCACGGGCGCGGCGAGTGCGAGCGCGGAGCCGGCGCCCGCCGAGGCGCCGAGCGCGGCGGAGCCTGGCGCGATCGAGGAGGCGATCGAGGAGGCGATCGAGGCGGCGAACGCCGCGAACCTTTCCACGAGCGAGCGCGTGAAGCTGGCGAGCGCGGCGCTCGCGGGCCCGGCGATGGAGGCGCGCGTGGCGGTTTGCAAGGCGCGGGCGCTGCTCGAGACGCTGCCGGCGGCGGAGAAACGAAAGCCCGAGGCGGCGCGGGCGCTCGCGCTGCTCTCGTCGAAGGAGCTGCCGCTCCTGCGCGCCGATCAGGCCGAGTTCGAGAAGACACGCGGCGTGCTCTGCGGGGACGGTACGAAGCCGAAGGATTGTCCCTGCCACGGAGCGCATGAGGCGTGTTGCGTGTTGCACAAAGGCGTGGCGCGGTGTGAGCCATTGCCCACGCGGATTCGTTGTCCCTAG
- a CDS encoding Ku protein, which produces MAARSTGTGTISFGLVSIPVKMYTATSSHGVGFHMLHKKCGTRVKQQLYCPYDREVIERSDTMRGFEYAREQYVEVTDEDLDAVRAERTERIDIVEFVPAETVDLLYVDKTNYLGPDKGGGRAYKLLADAMARTKKMAVGRYGARGKDQLVLLRPYKGGLIMHQVYYADEVRPFEEVAPAAKVEFRPQEEDLADRLIGELSADAFHPENFHDQYQDRLTGLIEKKVAGQEISLPPAEPQAQIIDLFEALKQSLAGKKEEKPAPAAEEAPAEEEGPRPALKKAAPRRAPRERVRKAG; this is translated from the coding sequence ATGGCTGCGCGATCCACGGGCACGGGGACCATCTCGTTTGGCCTGGTTTCCATTCCGGTCAAGATGTACACGGCCACGTCTTCCCACGGCGTCGGTTTCCACATGCTTCACAAGAAATGCGGGACCCGCGTCAAACAACAGCTGTACTGTCCGTACGACCGCGAGGTGATCGAGCGATCGGACACGATGCGGGGCTTCGAGTACGCGCGGGAGCAATACGTCGAGGTGACGGACGAGGACCTCGACGCGGTGCGCGCCGAGCGGACGGAGCGGATCGACATCGTCGAGTTCGTCCCGGCAGAGACCGTCGACCTGCTTTACGTCGACAAGACGAATTACCTCGGCCCGGACAAGGGCGGCGGACGGGCGTACAAGCTGCTCGCCGACGCGATGGCGCGGACGAAGAAGATGGCGGTGGGCCGGTATGGCGCCCGCGGCAAGGATCAGCTCGTCCTTTTGCGGCCATACAAGGGCGGGCTCATCATGCACCAGGTGTATTACGCGGACGAGGTGCGGCCGTTCGAGGAGGTCGCGCCGGCGGCGAAGGTGGAGTTCCGGCCGCAGGAGGAGGATCTCGCGGACCGGCTCATCGGCGAGCTGTCGGCGGACGCGTTCCACCCGGAGAATTTCCACGACCAATATCAAGATCGGCTGACGGGCCTCATCGAGAAGAAGGTGGCAGGGCAGGAGATCTCGCTGCCGCCGGCCGAGCCGCAGGCGCAGATCATCGATCTGTTCGAGGCGCTCAAGCAGAGCCTGGCCGGAAAGAAGGAGGAGAAGCCCGCCCCCGCCGCCGAGGAGGCGCCGGCCGAGGAGGAGGGACCGCGGCCGGCGTTGAAGAAGGCCGCGCCGAGGCGCGCGCCGCGCGAGCGCGTGCGGAAAGCAGGATAA
- a CDS encoding DUF938 domain-containing protein, with translation MKRRAPAAERNREPILDVLQRVLPDGAFTLEIASGSGQHAAHFAAHLPGVTFQPTDPDPAAITSIEAYRAELDLPNFLGPLRLDAAEDTWPVTRADAVVCINMIHIAPFRACEGLFRGAARILPPGGVLFTYGPYRFSGAFTAPSNEAFDASLREMDPSYGVRDVDDLDRLASQWGFVREETVPMPANNHCLVFRKTA, from the coding sequence ATGAAGCGACGCGCCCCCGCAGCCGAGAGAAATCGCGAGCCCATCCTGGACGTCCTCCAGCGCGTCCTCCCGGATGGAGCATTCACCCTCGAAATCGCCAGCGGCTCGGGCCAGCACGCCGCGCACTTCGCGGCCCACCTGCCCGGCGTCACCTTTCAGCCGACCGACCCCGACCCCGCCGCGATCACCAGCATCGAGGCCTACCGCGCCGAGCTCGACCTGCCGAACTTCCTCGGCCCCTTGCGGCTCGACGCCGCCGAGGACACCTGGCCCGTCACCCGCGCCGACGCCGTCGTCTGCATCAACATGATTCACATCGCCCCCTTTCGAGCGTGCGAGGGCCTCTTCCGCGGCGCCGCGCGTATCCTCCCCCCGGGCGGCGTGCTCTTCACCTACGGCCCTTATCGTTTCTCCGGCGCGTTCACCGCGCCGAGCAACGAGGCCTTCGACGCCTCGTTACGCGAAATGGACCCGTCCTACGGCGTGCGGGACGTCGACGACCTCGACCGCCTCGCGTCGCAATGGGGGTTCGTCCGCGAGGAGACCGTGCCCATGCCCGCCAACAATCACTGCCTCGTCTTCCGCAAGACGGCCTGA
- a CDS encoding amidohydrolase family protein codes for MGGAGGDAGMGGAGGAGGMGGAGGTGGAGGMGGAGGTGGGGGHAPVVTDCVAEVGPPEVTKVGMPGKLRLVGCVVTPDKAFAGEVLIESDTLTCVGASCADAPGAADATVVETNGIILPGMIDTHNHILFDMFDESDWSPSKPYGNHNQWPNEPRYQAMVDAKQYMNGEGTPNLDPGFGCEMNKYGEMKGLVAGTTSIAGAANPIDKTCYGSLARTIDQKSNDLGADKVQVSVLFPPSSGDSVCANFASDKTDAFVVHCGEGVDETARKQFTTLGTATTPDGCLYAPETTIVHGTAFGEAEFTKMADVGMSLVWSPRSNVFLYGGGTDLTKTTNVPLAMSLGINVALAPDWSLGGSQNLLDELRFADRVDNEAFGDVLSPLMLVQMVTVNAAKALGLSDVLGSLEVGKKADVTVIAGDGSVPFESVLAARPRDVSLVVVNGVPLYGDAALVALGPAAPGCEALEICGATKFACVAETGGTATNKFGQTWAEITQILTSELVAYDEMNLSEWDFAPLAPLVKCE; via the coding sequence ATGGGGGGAGCGGGCGGCGACGCGGGGATGGGCGGCGCCGGGGGCGCGGGCGGAATGGGCGGCGCCGGCGGAACGGGCGGCGCGGGCGGAATGGGCGGAGCCGGGGGCACCGGCGGCGGCGGCGGGCATGCGCCGGTCGTGACCGATTGCGTGGCCGAGGTGGGCCCGCCCGAGGTGACGAAGGTCGGGATGCCCGGGAAGCTGCGGCTCGTCGGGTGCGTGGTCACCCCGGACAAGGCATTCGCGGGGGAGGTGCTCATCGAGAGCGACACGCTGACGTGCGTGGGCGCGTCGTGCGCGGACGCGCCGGGCGCCGCGGACGCGACGGTCGTCGAGACGAACGGGATCATCCTGCCGGGGATGATCGACACGCACAACCACATCCTGTTCGACATGTTCGACGAGTCGGACTGGAGCCCCTCGAAGCCGTACGGCAACCACAACCAGTGGCCGAACGAGCCGCGTTACCAGGCGATGGTCGACGCGAAGCAATACATGAACGGCGAGGGGACGCCGAACCTCGACCCGGGCTTCGGCTGCGAGATGAACAAGTACGGCGAGATGAAGGGCCTCGTCGCCGGGACGACGAGCATCGCGGGCGCGGCGAACCCGATCGACAAGACGTGTTATGGTTCGCTCGCCAGGACGATCGATCAAAAGAGCAACGACCTCGGCGCGGACAAGGTGCAGGTCTCCGTGCTCTTCCCGCCTTCGAGCGGCGATTCCGTGTGCGCGAATTTCGCCAGCGACAAGACCGACGCGTTCGTCGTGCATTGCGGCGAGGGCGTGGACGAGACGGCGAGGAAACAGTTCACGACGCTCGGGACGGCGACGACGCCGGACGGCTGCCTCTACGCGCCCGAGACGACGATCGTGCACGGGACCGCGTTCGGGGAGGCGGAGTTCACGAAGATGGCCGACGTGGGCATGAGCCTCGTGTGGTCGCCGCGCTCGAACGTGTTCCTCTACGGCGGCGGGACGGACCTCACGAAGACGACGAACGTGCCCTTGGCCATGTCGCTGGGCATCAACGTGGCGCTCGCGCCGGATTGGTCGCTCGGGGGCAGCCAGAACCTGCTCGATGAATTGCGCTTCGCCGACAGGGTGGACAACGAGGCGTTCGGGGACGTGCTCTCGCCGTTGATGCTGGTCCAGATGGTGACGGTGAATGCGGCGAAGGCGCTGGGGCTCTCGGACGTGCTCGGTTCACTCGAGGTCGGGAAAAAGGCGGACGTGACGGTGATCGCGGGCGACGGGAGCGTGCCGTTCGAGTCGGTGCTCGCGGCGAGGCCGAGGGACGTGTCGCTCGTCGTGGTGAACGGGGTGCCGCTTTATGGAGACGCGGCGCTCGTGGCGCTCGGGCCCGCGGCGCCGGGCTGCGAGGCGCTCGAGATTTGCGGGGCGACGAAGTTCGCCTGCGTGGCGGAGACGGGCGGCACGGCGACGAACAAGTTCGGGCAGACCTGGGCCGAGATCACGCAGATCCTGACGTCGGAGCTCGTGGCGTACGACGAGATGAACCTGTCGGAGTGGGATTTCGCGCCGCTCGCGCCTCTCGTGAAATGCGAGTGA
- the hemH gene encoding ferrochelatase, which translates to MSTAVLVSCHGTVSRSDDIPAFLNNIRRGRPTPPELVQEVTHRFEVIGGSPLMAITEAQARALEARLGIPVFVAGRLWHPYPSEVLPRIVEKGVRTLVSLPLAPQSVDLYHGSVREAAASHPELSIRAVPAWGMEPALIDAFVETIDEALAAVPEAERRAVPIVLSAHSLPRRVIAMGDRYEAQFREMAGAVAARLEGRGFSTRIAFQSQGASAEPWLGPDLAETFAELARTGATSVLVAPIGFLAEHVETLYDLDIEAPKIAEKAGIGRFLRAKAVCDRPRFVDALEAVARRALEVD; encoded by the coding sequence ATGTCGACCGCCGTCCTCGTCTCCTGCCACGGGACCGTCTCCCGCTCCGACGACATCCCTGCGTTCCTGAACAACATCCGCCGGGGTCGGCCCACGCCGCCCGAGCTCGTCCAGGAGGTCACGCACCGGTTCGAGGTGATCGGCGGCTCGCCGCTCATGGCCATCACCGAGGCCCAGGCGCGCGCGCTCGAGGCGCGGCTCGGCATTCCGGTGTTCGTCGCGGGCCGGCTCTGGCATCCGTATCCGAGCGAGGTCCTGCCGAGGATCGTCGAGAAGGGCGTACGTACGCTCGTCTCGCTCCCGCTCGCGCCGCAATCGGTCGACCTGTATCACGGGTCCGTCCGCGAGGCCGCCGCGAGCCACCCGGAGCTCTCGATCCGCGCCGTCCCGGCCTGGGGCATGGAGCCCGCGCTCATCGACGCGTTCGTCGAGACGATCGACGAGGCGCTCGCCGCCGTGCCCGAAGCGGAGCGCCGCGCCGTGCCGATCGTCCTCTCGGCGCACAGCCTGCCGCGACGGGTGATCGCGATGGGGGACCGGTACGAGGCGCAGTTCCGCGAAATGGCGGGCGCCGTGGCGGCGCGGCTCGAGGGGCGGGGTTTTTCCACGCGTATCGCGTTCCAGAGCCAGGGCGCGAGCGCCGAGCCGTGGCTCGGTCCGGACCTCGCCGAGACGTTCGCCGAGCTGGCGCGGACGGGCGCCACGTCCGTGCTCGTCGCGCCGATCGGGTTTCTCGCCGAGCACGTGGAGACGCTCTACGACCTCGACATCGAGGCGCCGAAGATCGCCGAAAAGGCGGGGATCGGTCGGTTCTTGCGGGCGAAGGCCGTCTGTGACCGGCCGCGGTTCGTCGACGCGCTCGAGGCCGTCGCGCGGCGCGCGCTCGAAGTGGATTGA
- a CDS encoding ABC transporter ATP-binding protein: MGSDPDKPAPPTNMSLGRLLGLARPEVARLAAGTLFLVIGTLMGLLVPQAFRVILDRAVGKADGFWTIDRAALALVALAAVQATTTALRFVLFTSAGERVVTRLRRDLFEHLLAQEIAFFDERKTGELTSRLAADTTLVQNAVSVNISMGLRFAAQVLGGVGFLVYTSPILTAVMLGVVPPVALGAVAYGRRVRKLSREAQDALARANEVAEETIAGIRTVRAFAAERTEANRYTSAVWDAFAVVWRRIVTSSVFMSVSSFAAFAALALVLWYGGRLVAQGEMTPGGLTSFLIYTLMVAFSLGGMSELWADLMRASGAAERVFELIDRPPAIPLAEGARPEVVEGGIELSKVSFVYPSRKDLPVLRGLDLTIAPGEVVALVGPSGSGKSTIAALLLRLYDPSEGRITLDGKDLRELSPEWLRRNVGVVSQEPMLFSCSVADNIRYGRTTATEAEVEAAARAANAHEFVSKFPEGYATLVGERGVKLSGGQKQRVAIARAVLKDPRILVLDEATSALDAESEHLVKEALDRLMRGRTTLIIAHRLSTVMGADRVVVIEDGKIVQSGDHATLMQQGGLYRRLVERQLEGGREGGVTGERVGAAVNVLALVSTTEGAQVL; this comes from the coding sequence ATGGGCTCCGATCCGGACAAACCCGCCCCTCCGACGAACATGTCCCTGGGCCGCTTGCTCGGGCTCGCTCGCCCGGAGGTCGCCCGGCTCGCGGCCGGGACCTTGTTCCTCGTCATCGGGACGCTGATGGGCCTGCTCGTGCCGCAGGCGTTCCGGGTGATCCTGGACCGCGCGGTGGGCAAGGCGGACGGGTTCTGGACGATCGATCGGGCGGCCCTGGCGCTGGTCGCGCTGGCGGCCGTGCAGGCGACGACGACGGCGCTGCGGTTCGTGCTTTTCACGAGCGCGGGCGAGCGGGTGGTGACGCGCCTCCGGCGTGATCTGTTCGAGCACCTGCTCGCGCAGGAGATCGCCTTTTTCGACGAGCGCAAGACGGGCGAGCTCACGAGCCGACTCGCCGCGGATACCACGCTCGTGCAAAACGCGGTGAGCGTGAACATCTCGATGGGCCTGCGTTTCGCGGCGCAGGTGCTCGGCGGCGTCGGTTTCCTCGTGTACACGTCGCCCATTCTCACGGCGGTGATGCTCGGGGTGGTACCGCCGGTGGCGCTCGGGGCCGTCGCGTATGGGCGCCGCGTGCGCAAGCTGTCGCGGGAGGCGCAGGACGCGCTCGCCCGGGCGAACGAGGTCGCCGAGGAGACGATCGCGGGCATCCGGACGGTGCGGGCGTTCGCCGCGGAGAGGACGGAGGCGAATCGATACACGTCGGCGGTATGGGACGCGTTCGCGGTGGTATGGCGGCGCATCGTGACGAGCTCGGTCTTCATGAGCGTCTCGTCGTTCGCGGCGTTCGCGGCGCTCGCGCTGGTGTTGTGGTACGGCGGGCGGCTCGTCGCGCAGGGCGAGATGACGCCCGGCGGCCTGACGTCGTTCCTGATTTACACGTTGATGGTGGCGTTTTCGCTGGGCGGGATGAGCGAGCTCTGGGCGGACCTGATGCGGGCGTCGGGCGCGGCGGAGCGGGTGTTCGAGCTGATCGATCGCCCGCCCGCGATTCCGCTCGCCGAGGGCGCGCGGCCCGAGGTGGTGGAGGGCGGAATCGAGCTCTCGAAGGTGAGCTTCGTTTATCCATCGCGAAAGGATCTTCCTGTGCTGCGGGGCCTCGACCTCACGATCGCGCCGGGCGAGGTGGTGGCGCTCGTGGGCCCGTCGGGCTCGGGGAAATCGACGATCGCGGCCTTGCTCTTGCGCCTGTACGATCCGAGCGAGGGGCGGATCACGCTCGACGGGAAGGACCTGCGGGAGCTCTCGCCGGAATGGCTGCGGCGCAACGTGGGGGTGGTGTCGCAAGAGCCGATGCTGTTTTCTTGCAGCGTGGCGGACAACATTCGGTATGGCAGGACAACCGCGACGGAGGCCGAGGTGGAGGCGGCGGCGCGGGCGGCGAACGCGCACGAGTTCGTTTCGAAGTTCCCGGAGGGATACGCGACGCTGGTGGGCGAGCGAGGGGTGAAGCTCTCCGGGGGGCAGAAGCAGAGGGTGGCGATCGCGCGCGCGGTGCTGAAAGATCCGCGGATCCTGGTGCTGGACGAGGCGACGAGCGCGCTCGACGCGGAGAGCGAGCACCTCGTGAAAGAGGCGCTCGACCGATTGATGCGAGGCCGGACGACGCTGATCATCGCGCACCGATTGTCGACGGTGATGGGGGCGGACCGGGTGGTGGTGATCGAGGACGGCAAGATCGTGCAGAGCGGGGATCACGCGACGCTGATGCAGCAGGGCGGGCTGTATCGGAGGCTCGTGGAGCGGCAGCTCGAAGGGGGGCGCGAAGGCGGCGTGACGGGCGAGCGCGTCGGGGCGGCGGTCAACGTATTGGCGCTGGTCTCGACGACCGAAGGGGCGCAGGTTCTTTGA